A window of Corallococcus macrosporus DSM 14697 contains these coding sequences:
- a CDS encoding glycoside hydrolase family 57 protein yields MSLGSLALVLHAHLPFVRHPEHEDFLEEDWLYEAISETYLPLLQVFDALAEDGVPFRLAMTLSPTLVSMLRDELLMSRYARRLDLLCELGAREVHRTRDDATFGPLAHFYRDHFESLRRAFHDRYRRDLVSAFRRLQDAGHLDILTCNATHGFLPLMQQVPEAVRAQVTVAANHYRQHFGRDPAGIWLAECGYYPGLERLLANERIRYFFVDTHGLTDAVPRPLHGPYAPVFTEAGVAAYARDPESSQQVWSTEHGYPGDPDYREFYRDIGWDLDLDYIRPFIQPTGERKNTGFKYYRITGKTNEKRPYDPRAARERAAVHAGNFLFNRQRQIEDLASRLGGRAPVVVAPYDAELFGHWWFEGPQFLDFLIRKAAREQQTFRLVTPSDDLREHPENQVATPPLSSWGAGGYATMWLDGSNDWIYRHLNQCAKQMVELARDFPDANELQRRALNQAARELLLAQSSDWAFIMKTGTMVEYAQRRTREHILRFQRLHEQLRGGSLDERWLSQVEGRDNLYPELDYRLYLPA; encoded by the coding sequence TCCCGCTGCTCCAGGTCTTCGACGCGCTGGCGGAGGACGGCGTCCCGTTCCGGCTGGCGATGACGCTGTCCCCGACGCTCGTCTCCATGCTGCGAGACGAGCTGCTGATGAGCCGCTACGCGCGGCGGCTGGACCTGCTGTGTGAGCTCGGCGCGCGCGAGGTGCACCGGACGCGCGACGACGCCACCTTCGGGCCCCTGGCCCACTTCTACCGTGACCACTTCGAGTCACTGCGGCGCGCGTTCCACGACCGGTACCGGAGGGACCTCGTCTCCGCGTTCCGCCGCCTCCAGGACGCGGGCCACCTGGACATCCTCACCTGCAACGCGACGCACGGCTTCCTGCCGCTGATGCAGCAGGTGCCCGAGGCCGTCCGCGCGCAGGTGACGGTGGCGGCGAACCACTACCGCCAGCACTTCGGCAGAGACCCGGCCGGCATCTGGCTCGCCGAGTGCGGCTACTACCCGGGCCTGGAGCGCCTGCTGGCCAACGAGCGCATCCGCTACTTCTTCGTCGACACGCACGGCCTGACGGACGCCGTGCCCCGGCCCCTGCACGGACCCTACGCGCCCGTCTTCACCGAGGCGGGCGTGGCCGCGTATGCCCGCGACCCGGAGAGCAGCCAGCAGGTGTGGAGCACCGAGCACGGCTACCCGGGCGACCCGGACTACCGCGAGTTCTACCGGGACATCGGCTGGGACCTGGACCTGGACTACATCCGCCCGTTCATCCAGCCCACCGGCGAGCGCAAGAACACCGGCTTCAAGTACTACCGCATCACCGGGAAGACGAACGAGAAGCGCCCCTATGACCCGCGCGCCGCGCGAGAGCGGGCCGCGGTGCATGCGGGCAACTTCCTGTTCAACCGTCAACGGCAGATAGAGGACCTCGCCTCGCGTCTGGGCGGCCGGGCGCCGGTGGTCGTCGCGCCGTATGACGCCGAGCTCTTCGGCCACTGGTGGTTCGAGGGGCCTCAGTTCCTCGACTTCCTCATCCGCAAGGCCGCGCGGGAGCAGCAGACGTTCCGGCTGGTGACGCCGTCGGACGACCTGCGCGAGCACCCGGAGAACCAGGTGGCCACGCCGCCGCTGTCCTCCTGGGGCGCGGGGGGCTACGCCACCATGTGGCTCGACGGGAGCAATGATTGGATCTACCGCCACCTCAACCAGTGCGCGAAGCAGATGGTGGAGCTGGCGCGGGACTTCCCGGACGCCAACGAGCTGCAGCGCCGCGCGCTCAACCAGGCCGCCCGGGAGCTGCTGCTCGCCCAGTCCTCCGACTGGGCCTTCATCATGAAGACGGGCACCATGGTGGAGTACGCCCAGCGCCGCACGCGCGAGCACATCCTGCGCTTCCAGCGCCTGCACGAGCAGCTCCGCGGCGGCAGTCTGGACGAGCGCTGGCTCTCCCAGGTGGAGGGCCGCGACAACCTCTATCCAGAGCTGGACTACCGGCTCTATCTGCCTGCTTGA
- a CDS encoding trypsin-like peptidase domain-containing protein gives MNRSTVSFRKALVAALLVALPPAAVAQAPKPPAATQPGAGNVLQPATREAQTLPSLAPLVESVKSAVVNVDVQARGGGLPRGMEGNPLFDRFFGGGREGGSQRREPLRQGAGSGFIIDPKGLVLTNNHVVEEAVSITIRLDDGRSFSGEVVGRDPLTDVALVRLKEKVEGLPTVKLGDSDALRVGDWVVAIGNPFGLASSVSLGIVSARAREIGASQYDEFLQTDAAINPGNSGGPLFNMKGEVVGINTAIVGGGSGIGFAVPSTLISSLLPQLQKEGSVTRAWLGVGIQDLTRDLANALKLPVNEGAILTQVMPASPASKAGLKQDDVVIAIDGRTVTSSGELTRTVALKRPGSTSTLTLFRDGKKRDVKVALGTRPDLEGVASAKQRPEDQQESSRRVGVSLQNLDARTAKQAGFTDSSGALITDVIPGSPADRAQLEPGMVVIEANRKKVESADALASIIKGAASGSTLLLRVTAPGGARNLRALRVP, from the coding sequence ATGAACCGTTCGACCGTCTCGTTCCGGAAGGCGCTCGTCGCCGCGCTGCTGGTCGCGTTGCCCCCCGCCGCCGTTGCCCAGGCGCCGAAGCCGCCCGCGGCCACGCAGCCGGGCGCGGGCAACGTCCTCCAGCCGGCCACGCGGGAAGCCCAGACGCTCCCGTCGCTGGCGCCGCTGGTGGAGTCGGTGAAGTCCGCCGTGGTCAACGTGGACGTGCAGGCCCGAGGGGGCGGCCTGCCGCGGGGCATGGAGGGCAATCCGCTCTTCGACCGCTTCTTCGGCGGAGGCCGGGAAGGCGGCAGCCAACGCCGCGAGCCGCTGCGCCAGGGCGCGGGCTCCGGCTTCATCATCGACCCGAAGGGCCTGGTGCTGACCAACAACCACGTGGTGGAGGAGGCCGTCAGCATCACCATCCGCCTGGACGACGGGCGCAGCTTCAGCGGCGAGGTGGTGGGGAGGGATCCGCTCACCGACGTGGCGCTCGTGCGGCTGAAGGAGAAGGTGGAGGGCCTGCCCACGGTGAAGCTGGGCGACTCGGATGCGCTGCGCGTGGGGGACTGGGTGGTGGCCATCGGCAACCCGTTTGGCCTGGCCTCCAGCGTGAGCCTGGGCATCGTCTCCGCGCGGGCCCGTGAGATTGGCGCCAGCCAGTACGACGAGTTCCTCCAGACGGACGCGGCCATCAACCCGGGCAACTCGGGCGGCCCGCTCTTCAACATGAAGGGGGAGGTGGTGGGCATCAACACCGCCATCGTGGGCGGTGGCTCCGGCATCGGCTTCGCGGTGCCCAGCACCCTCATCAGCTCCCTGCTGCCGCAGTTGCAGAAGGAAGGCTCCGTCACGCGCGCGTGGCTGGGCGTGGGCATCCAGGACTTGACGCGGGACCTGGCCAACGCGCTCAAGCTCCCGGTGAACGAGGGCGCCATCCTCACGCAGGTGATGCCTGCCTCGCCGGCCTCGAAGGCGGGCCTGAAGCAGGATGACGTGGTCATCGCCATCGACGGGCGGACCGTCACCTCCAGCGGCGAGCTGACGCGCACGGTGGCGCTCAAGCGGCCCGGCAGCACCTCCACGCTGACGCTGTTCCGCGACGGGAAGAAGCGGGACGTGAAGGTGGCGCTGGGCACGCGGCCGGACCTGGAGGGCGTGGCCTCGGCGAAGCAGCGCCCGGAGGACCAGCAGGAGAGCTCCCGCCGCGTGGGCGTCAGCCTCCAGAACCTGGACGCGCGCACCGCGAAGCAGGCCGGCTTCACGGACAGCAGCGGCGCGCTCATCACCGACGTGATTCCCGGCTCGCCGGCGGACCGCGCGCAGTTGGAGCCCGGCATGGTCGTCATCGAGGCCAACCGCAAGAAGGTGGAGAGCGCGGACGCGCTGGCGAGCATCATCAAGGGGGCCGCGTCCGGCAGCACCTTGCTGCTGCGCGTGACGGCGCCGGGCGGGGCCCGCAACCTGCGCGCCCTGCGCGTGCCGTGA
- a CDS encoding GGDEF domain-containing protein: protein MPLGPDTVGRKLLWSIALPGLLVALLGVGHFWREARVAVQDATQVESLALAEFVASTFTLPQARGAPAHGAVTEVLRSDTRLFRSVEDVRVLTLDGRILWSRRTGEEGTVHPEAARLTAPGPERARSVARMTEVIRPLGGPECAGCHTTGDVPGASILQLRMAEPALHQQLSSVFGAALGSMGLFVVLLALITGLALHFILTRPLRRLSAAMRRAEAGDLLVRADARGTDELARLGAAFNQMLARLTSMKAEEIDTHRDLELVKEKLALKDELEDRLKELALLFDVARSLNATLELDELLDAVTRLVTERLRIPEFSIMLMNPDGVLEIKHAWPEGRGAEGLTFALGEGACGRAAESRKAVYLPDTADRSSVFARPDLVKGGLNSGALLAAPMVHMETLLGVMNFQRPEVASFSAEEIELLTAVADVVATAVKNARLHAETVKLTMTDPLTGVPNRRHLFQRMELELARANRFGTPLALLMVDVDHFKRINDLAGHRVGDETLRRVCDVLRLRVRKVDTLARYGGEEFVLLLPQTPRAEAMEVAEKLRRAVAESVALAQPGLPGNHVTVSIGVSHFPSDATAQEELVDCADAALYFSKRTGRNRTTLYEAGMELHPGRERGPHTPSAEPPAVAAPKPPGGVAKA from the coding sequence ATGCCCCTGGGTCCCGACACCGTTGGTCGCAAGCTGCTGTGGAGCATCGCCCTGCCCGGGCTGCTCGTGGCGCTGCTCGGCGTCGGCCACTTCTGGCGTGAGGCGCGGGTCGCGGTGCAGGACGCCACCCAGGTGGAGTCGCTGGCGCTGGCGGAGTTCGTCGCCTCCACCTTCACCCTCCCGCAGGCGCGCGGGGCCCCGGCCCACGGCGCGGTGACGGAGGTGCTGCGCTCCGACACCCGGCTGTTCCGCTCGGTGGAGGACGTGCGGGTGCTGACGCTGGACGGGCGCATCCTCTGGTCCCGGCGCACGGGCGAGGAAGGCACGGTGCACCCGGAGGCCGCGCGGCTGACGGCGCCCGGCCCCGAGCGGGCGCGCTCGGTGGCGCGGATGACGGAGGTGATCCGTCCCCTCGGCGGCCCGGAGTGCGCGGGCTGCCACACCACGGGGGACGTCCCCGGCGCGAGCATCCTCCAGCTCCGCATGGCGGAGCCGGCGCTGCACCAGCAACTGTCGTCCGTCTTCGGCGCGGCGCTCGGGTCCATGGGGCTGTTCGTGGTGCTGCTGGCGCTCATCACCGGGCTGGCGCTGCACTTCATCCTCACCCGCCCGCTGCGCAGGCTGAGCGCGGCCATGCGGCGCGCGGAGGCGGGGGACCTGCTGGTGCGCGCGGACGCGCGGGGCACCGACGAGCTCGCGCGGTTGGGCGCGGCCTTCAACCAGATGCTGGCGCGGCTCACCTCCATGAAGGCGGAGGAGATCGACACCCACCGCGACCTGGAGCTGGTGAAGGAGAAGCTGGCCCTCAAGGACGAGCTGGAGGACCGCCTCAAGGAGCTGGCGCTGCTGTTCGACGTGGCGCGCTCGCTCAACGCCACGCTGGAGCTGGACGAGCTGCTGGACGCCGTCACGCGGCTGGTGACGGAGCGGCTGCGCATCCCCGAGTTCTCCATCATGTTGATGAACCCGGACGGCGTGCTGGAAATCAAGCATGCCTGGCCGGAGGGCCGCGGCGCGGAGGGCCTCACCTTCGCGCTGGGCGAAGGCGCCTGCGGGCGCGCGGCGGAGTCCCGCAAGGCCGTGTACCTGCCGGACACCGCGGACCGCTCCAGCGTGTTCGCCCGGCCGGACCTGGTGAAGGGCGGGCTGAACAGCGGCGCGCTGCTGGCGGCGCCCATGGTGCACATGGAGACGCTGCTGGGCGTGATGAACTTCCAGCGCCCCGAGGTGGCCAGCTTCTCCGCGGAGGAGATCGAGCTGCTCACCGCGGTGGCGGACGTGGTGGCCACGGCGGTGAAGAACGCCCGGCTGCACGCGGAGACGGTGAAGCTCACCATGACGGACCCGCTCACCGGCGTGCCCAACCGGCGCCACCTCTTCCAGCGCATGGAGCTGGAGCTGGCGCGGGCCAACCGCTTCGGCACGCCGCTGGCGCTGCTCATGGTGGACGTGGACCACTTCAAGCGCATCAACGACCTGGCCGGCCACCGCGTGGGTGACGAGACGCTGCGGCGGGTGTGCGACGTGCTGCGGCTGCGCGTGCGCAAGGTGGACACGCTGGCCCGCTACGGCGGCGAGGAGTTCGTGCTCCTGCTGCCGCAGACGCCCAGGGCGGAGGCCATGGAGGTCGCGGAGAAGCTGCGCCGCGCCGTGGCGGAGTCGGTGGCCCTGGCCCAGCCGGGACTGCCGGGCAACCACGTCACGGTGTCCATTGGCGTGTCGCACTTCCCATCCGACGCCACCGCCCAGGAGGAGCTGGTGGACTGCGCGGACGCGGCGCTCTACTTCAGCAAGCGCACGGGCCGCAACCGCACCACCCTGTACGAGGCCGGCATGGAGCTGCACCCCGGCCGCGAGCGCGGGCCCCACACGCCCTCCGCCGAGCCCCCCGCCGTCGCCGCCCCCAAGCCCCCGGGGGGCGTGGCCAAGGCGTAG
- a CDS encoding tetratricopeptide repeat protein, whose translation MPARSVIFRLLAAAPLCALSACATTAPAEAEVAALRSELRTLRASQERLQDRVARLEAHEAVSRASASAEVPAARPVPVKVEASPAESLSATPELAVVKLKPRFEPAPRLPTAVAVVEPDDEQVELFISPVAEDAGASGGATMVAAGDDAGEEKDPDLLQAEFDKLVNMLRTGNVEGGVERLQRFAAENPRHPRADNALYFSGLGQMGLNEFKGAAVTFQRLIDSYPAGDAMLDGMLRLAECQMRLNQAADAKVLYTRVVTQFPGTAAATQAEQRLAALPQ comes from the coding sequence GTGCCCGCGCGCTCCGTCATCTTCCGCCTGCTCGCCGCCGCGCCCCTGTGCGCGCTGAGCGCCTGTGCCACCACCGCTCCCGCGGAGGCGGAGGTCGCCGCGCTGCGCTCCGAATTGCGCACGCTGCGCGCGTCCCAGGAGCGGCTTCAGGACCGGGTGGCCCGGCTGGAGGCGCATGAGGCCGTGTCGCGCGCGAGCGCCTCGGCCGAGGTCCCGGCGGCGCGCCCCGTGCCCGTGAAGGTGGAGGCGTCCCCCGCGGAGTCGCTGAGCGCCACGCCGGAGCTGGCGGTGGTGAAGCTCAAGCCGCGCTTCGAGCCCGCGCCCAGGCTGCCCACCGCCGTGGCGGTGGTGGAGCCGGACGACGAGCAGGTGGAGCTGTTCATCAGCCCCGTCGCCGAGGACGCGGGGGCCTCGGGCGGCGCCACCATGGTGGCGGCGGGCGATGACGCCGGGGAGGAGAAGGACCCCGACCTGCTCCAGGCGGAGTTCGACAAGCTCGTGAACATGCTCCGCACCGGCAACGTGGAGGGCGGGGTGGAGAGGCTGCAACGCTTCGCGGCGGAGAACCCGCGCCACCCGCGCGCGGACAACGCGCTGTACTTCAGCGGGTTGGGCCAGATGGGCCTGAACGAGTTCAAGGGGGCCGCGGTGACGTTCCAGCGGCTCATCGACAGCTATCCCGCCGGGGACGCCATGCTGGACGGCATGCTCCGGCTCGCCGAGTGCCAGATGCGGCTCAACCAGGCCGCGGATGCCAAGGTGCTCTACACCCGCGTCGTCACCCAGTTCCCGGGGACGGCGGCAGCCACCCAGGCGGAACAGCGGCTCGCCGCGCTCCCCCAGTGA
- a CDS encoding LysM peptidoglycan-binding domain-containing protein — protein MRSRILTSLMLSLAVVPAAHAQQENEEEQDTGSEMDSAEVMDEAPDTAPPTSVAIPPGAPQGRESSPGTVHSVETGDTLWDLSQRYLGSPWYWPKVWSYNPEIANPHWIYPGNQVRFFGAGEEVPTQVSEMVVEEGDLTAPTEFASNDQVTVTGKIGFDAASSVPVTTQGFVTQRELDEAGRIEGSPSNAVMLSFPDSVYVRFKRKGDVKVGDRYVVFHTTQAVKHPINGRPLGYLTDFVGTLRVQRVGDGIVTAQIMDTWDGIERGDLVGPVGERLTERVARRPNAKQVDGTVITALVPYLTIMGENNSIVIDRGSADGVELGNTFTILRKGDPSRHVLGHDVRKPSKAEKAFPWRSIGECMVTELKERTSNCLMTRSLEELVPGDRAYMAPGAGPSASR, from the coding sequence ATGCGCTCCCGGATTCTCACCTCGCTGATGTTGAGCCTCGCCGTCGTGCCGGCCGCGCATGCCCAGCAGGAGAACGAGGAGGAGCAGGACACCGGCAGTGAGATGGACAGCGCCGAGGTGATGGACGAGGCGCCGGACACCGCGCCGCCGACCTCCGTCGCCATCCCGCCCGGCGCGCCGCAGGGGCGTGAGAGCTCCCCTGGGACGGTGCACTCCGTGGAGACGGGGGACACGCTCTGGGACCTGTCCCAGCGCTACCTGGGCAGCCCCTGGTACTGGCCCAAGGTCTGGTCCTACAACCCGGAGATCGCCAACCCGCACTGGATCTACCCCGGCAACCAGGTGCGCTTCTTCGGCGCGGGCGAGGAGGTCCCCACCCAGGTGTCGGAGATGGTGGTCGAGGAGGGCGACCTGACGGCCCCGACGGAGTTCGCCTCCAACGACCAGGTCACCGTGACGGGGAAGATCGGCTTCGACGCGGCCAGCTCCGTCCCCGTGACGACGCAGGGCTTCGTCACCCAGCGCGAGCTGGACGAGGCCGGCCGCATCGAGGGTTCGCCCTCCAACGCGGTGATGCTCTCCTTCCCGGACAGCGTCTACGTGCGCTTCAAGCGGAAGGGCGACGTGAAGGTGGGAGACCGCTACGTCGTCTTCCACACCACCCAGGCGGTGAAGCACCCCATCAACGGGCGCCCGCTGGGCTACCTCACCGACTTCGTGGGCACCCTGCGCGTGCAGCGCGTGGGTGACGGCATCGTCACCGCGCAGATCATGGACACGTGGGACGGCATCGAGCGCGGCGACCTGGTGGGCCCCGTGGGTGAGCGCCTCACCGAGCGCGTGGCGCGGCGGCCCAACGCGAAGCAGGTGGACGGCACCGTCATCACCGCCCTGGTGCCGTACCTGACGATCATGGGAGAGAACAACAGCATCGTCATCGACCGGGGCAGCGCGGACGGCGTGGAGCTGGGCAACACCTTCACCATCCTCCGCAAGGGGGACCCGTCCCGCCACGTGCTGGGCCACGACGTGCGCAAGCCGTCGAAGGCGGAGAAGGCCTTCCCCTGGCGGAGCATCGGCGAGTGCATGGTGACCGAGCTCAAGGAGCGCACGTCCAACTGCCTCATGACGCGCTCCCTGGAGGAACTGGTCCCCGGAGACCGGGCCTACATGGCGCCGGGGGCCGGGCCGTCCGCCAGCCGCTGA
- a CDS encoding DNA-processing protein DprA: MADAETDSLTAEQQACLALWAVPGLGPRTLAALRAFADGSLAPLAATPVRDWVSQAPVSAQVRRRLASVERLSPVAWRVWEACQASGMKVAFQGQPGFPERLAEVEDAPPLLFYRGAPGLPRRRLAMVGSRHPDQGFLPFARRFAQQVAESGVGVVSGAAAGVDRACHWGALDAGGETWAFLGSALDALDTAQARLLPHFLARGGMFFSELPPGVRASTTTFPRRNRLISGASDAVLVLRAGTKSGSLYTAEAGRAQGRPVFAMPGDVRHEEAAGCNALLRDGRAATCLGPEDVWRALKIDPLAAVPPGTMGAWEDLSAEAKGAFSLLDRVPRSFDEVLVGSTFSPAALVSALVELELTGLVIQHPGRLYERI, encoded by the coding sequence ATGGCGGACGCTGAGACGGACAGCCTCACGGCGGAGCAGCAGGCATGCCTCGCGCTCTGGGCCGTTCCCGGCCTGGGGCCGAGGACGTTGGCCGCGCTGCGCGCGTTCGCGGACGGAAGCCTCGCCCCGCTCGCCGCGACTCCGGTGCGAGACTGGGTGTCCCAGGCGCCGGTTTCCGCACAGGTTCGCCGCCGGCTCGCCTCCGTGGAGCGCCTTTCGCCCGTGGCGTGGCGGGTGTGGGAAGCCTGCCAGGCCTCCGGCATGAAGGTGGCGTTCCAGGGGCAGCCGGGCTTCCCGGAGCGGCTGGCGGAGGTGGAGGACGCGCCGCCGCTGCTCTTCTACCGGGGCGCGCCGGGCCTGCCACGGCGCCGGCTGGCCATGGTGGGCAGCCGCCACCCGGACCAGGGCTTCCTGCCCTTCGCGCGCCGCTTCGCGCAGCAGGTGGCGGAGTCCGGGGTGGGCGTGGTGTCCGGCGCGGCGGCGGGGGTGGACCGGGCGTGCCACTGGGGCGCCCTGGACGCGGGCGGGGAGACGTGGGCCTTCCTGGGGAGCGCCCTGGATGCGCTCGACACGGCGCAGGCCCGCCTGCTCCCTCACTTCCTGGCCAGAGGGGGCATGTTCTTCAGCGAGCTGCCCCCCGGGGTCCGGGCGAGCACCACGACGTTCCCGCGGCGCAACCGGCTCATCTCCGGCGCATCCGACGCGGTCCTGGTGCTACGGGCGGGGACGAAGTCCGGGAGCCTCTACACGGCGGAGGCGGGGCGGGCGCAGGGGCGGCCGGTGTTCGCGATGCCGGGGGACGTGCGCCACGAGGAGGCGGCCGGCTGCAACGCGTTGCTGCGGGACGGGCGTGCGGCGACGTGCCTGGGCCCGGAAGATGTGTGGAGGGCGTTGAAAATCGACCCCCTGGCGGCGGTTCCTCCCGGGACGATGGGCGCCTGGGAGGACCTCTCCGCGGAAGCGAAGGGGGCCTTCTCGCTGTTGGACCGGGTTCCCCGGAGCTTCGATGAGGTGCTGGTCGGCAGCACCTTTTCACCGGCGGCGCTCGTCAGCGCGCTGGTGGAGCTGGAGTTGACGGGGCTGGTCATCCAGCACCCGGGAAGGCTGTACGAGAGAATCTAG
- the topA gene encoding type I DNA topoisomerase, translating into MATRTKKKVEETEAAEEKAPAKKAAAKKKPAARKKTVAKKKTAARRRTKKGDEDALPTVEADAEEEATPRGKGPHYLVVVESPAKAKTIKKYLGSGYTVKASVGHVKDLPKSKMGVDVEHDFQPEYTVIKGKEKVLNELKKMAKSADRVFLATDPDREGEAIAWHIKEELAHPDALRVTFNEITKKAIQEAIAQPRQLNQDNYDSQQTRRILDRLVGYQISPLLWKKVRRGLSAGRVQSVAVRLIVEREEEIKAFVPEEYWTLDALLEGPSGPPPFKAKLSKVDGKKVELKDRATTEGLVAELQSASFSVAKVDRRERRRNAPAPFITSKLQQEAANRLSFTAKKTMTLAQRLYEGVPLGDEGQTALITYMRTDSTRLSDDAVKQVREFIDGKYGKDFLPDEPMVYRSKKSAQDAHEAIRPTSLEYPPERVKGFFEAMGEEDMYRLYELIWNRFVACQMKPAVYDQTSADIAAGRATFRASGSTLKFAGYLAVYGAGLTPEEEAEKEKAKAAGDENAEGADAVGELPVLNDGDALNLQKLLHEQHFTQPPPRFSEATLVKELEERGIGRPSTYAAILSTIQDKKYVEKLEGRFRPTDLGNMTNEMLVKHFPHELDVTFTATMEEKLDQISEGGANWKSVLHDFYGPFKETLEKAEAEMRDVKREEIKTDIPCEKCGNLFVIKFGKMGHFLACSNYPDCKNTKDFKRDAEGKIVMVEEETTDELCEKCGKPMVIKRGRFGRFLACSGYPDCKTSKPISIGVSCPECKEGYLTERRSGRGKIFFGCNRYPDCKFAAWDRPLAEPCPTCASPYLLQKFSKRDGPYVACPNKECDYRREITEQPAGPGGSPEASSAA; encoded by the coding sequence ATGGCCACGCGGACGAAGAAGAAGGTGGAAGAGACTGAGGCGGCCGAGGAGAAGGCGCCCGCCAAGAAGGCCGCCGCCAAGAAGAAGCCTGCGGCCAGGAAGAAGACCGTCGCCAAGAAGAAGACGGCTGCGCGCCGCCGCACCAAGAAGGGTGACGAGGACGCGCTCCCCACCGTGGAAGCGGACGCGGAGGAGGAGGCCACGCCCCGTGGCAAGGGCCCGCACTACCTGGTCGTCGTGGAGTCGCCCGCCAAGGCGAAGACCATCAAGAAGTACCTGGGCTCCGGCTACACGGTGAAGGCGTCCGTGGGCCACGTGAAGGACCTGCCCAAGAGCAAGATGGGCGTGGACGTGGAGCACGACTTCCAGCCCGAGTACACCGTCATCAAGGGCAAGGAGAAGGTCCTCAACGAGCTCAAGAAGATGGCGAAGTCGGCGGACCGCGTCTTCCTGGCCACGGACCCCGACCGCGAGGGCGAGGCCATTGCGTGGCACATCAAGGAGGAGCTGGCGCACCCCGACGCGCTCCGGGTGACCTTCAACGAAATCACCAAGAAGGCCATCCAGGAAGCCATCGCCCAGCCGCGGCAGCTCAACCAGGACAACTACGACTCGCAGCAGACGCGCCGCATCCTCGACCGGCTGGTGGGGTACCAGATCTCCCCGCTGCTCTGGAAGAAGGTGCGCCGGGGCCTGTCCGCCGGCCGGGTGCAGTCCGTGGCGGTGCGGCTCATCGTGGAGCGCGAGGAGGAGATCAAGGCCTTCGTCCCCGAGGAGTACTGGACGCTGGACGCGCTGCTGGAGGGCCCCTCCGGCCCGCCGCCCTTCAAGGCCAAGCTGTCCAAGGTGGACGGCAAGAAGGTGGAGCTGAAGGACCGCGCCACCACCGAGGGCCTGGTCGCCGAGCTGCAGTCGGCCAGCTTCTCGGTGGCCAAGGTGGACCGCCGCGAGCGCCGCCGCAACGCGCCCGCGCCCTTCATCACCTCCAAGCTCCAGCAGGAGGCGGCCAACCGGCTGTCCTTCACCGCGAAGAAGACCATGACGCTGGCGCAGCGCCTCTATGAAGGCGTGCCGCTGGGTGACGAGGGCCAGACGGCGCTCATCACGTACATGCGCACGGACTCCACCCGTCTGTCCGACGACGCGGTGAAGCAGGTGCGCGAGTTCATCGACGGCAAGTACGGCAAGGACTTCCTGCCCGACGAGCCCATGGTGTACCGCAGCAAGAAGAGCGCCCAGGACGCGCACGAGGCCATCCGGCCCACGTCCCTGGAGTACCCGCCGGAGCGGGTGAAGGGCTTCTTCGAGGCCATGGGCGAGGAGGACATGTACCGCCTCTACGAGCTCATCTGGAACCGCTTCGTGGCGTGCCAGATGAAGCCCGCCGTCTATGATCAGACGAGCGCGGACATCGCCGCGGGCCGGGCCACCTTCCGCGCCTCCGGCAGCACGCTGAAGTTCGCCGGCTACCTGGCGGTGTACGGCGCCGGGCTGACGCCGGAGGAGGAGGCGGAGAAGGAGAAGGCCAAGGCCGCCGGTGACGAGAACGCCGAGGGCGCCGACGCGGTGGGCGAGCTGCCGGTGCTCAACGACGGCGACGCGCTCAACCTCCAGAAGCTGCTCCACGAGCAGCACTTCACCCAGCCGCCCCCGCGCTTCAGCGAGGCCACGCTGGTGAAGGAGCTGGAAGAGCGGGGCATTGGCCGTCCGTCCACCTACGCCGCCATCCTCTCCACCATCCAGGACAAGAAGTACGTGGAGAAGCTGGAGGGGCGCTTCCGGCCCACGGACCTGGGGAACATGACCAATGAGATGCTGGTCAAGCACTTCCCCCATGAGCTGGACGTCACCTTCACGGCGACCATGGAGGAGAAGCTCGACCAGATCTCCGAGGGCGGGGCCAACTGGAAGTCGGTGCTGCACGACTTCTACGGGCCCTTCAAGGAGACGCTCGAGAAGGCCGAAGCGGAGATGCGCGACGTCAAGCGGGAGGAGATCAAGACGGACATCCCCTGCGAGAAGTGCGGCAACCTCTTCGTCATCAAGTTCGGGAAGATGGGGCACTTCCTCGCGTGCTCGAACTACCCGGACTGCAAGAACACGAAGGACTTCAAGCGGGACGCCGAGGGCAAGATCGTCATGGTGGAGGAGGAGACCACCGACGAGCTGTGCGAGAAGTGCGGCAAGCCCATGGTCATCAAGCGGGGCCGCTTCGGGCGCTTCCTCGCCTGCTCGGGCTACCCGGACTGCAAGACGTCCAAGCCCATCTCCATTGGCGTGTCCTGCCCGGAGTGCAAGGAGGGCTACCTGACGGAGCGGCGCAGCGGACGCGGGAAGATCTTCTTCGGCTGCAACCGCTACCCGGACTGCAAGTTCGCCGCGTGGGACCGGCCGCTGGCCGAGCCGTGCCCCACCTGCGCCTCGCCCTACCTGCTCCAGAAGTTCTCCAAGCGGGACGGCCCGTACGTGGCGTGCCCCAACAAGGAGTGCGACTACCGGCGCGAAATCACCGAGCAGCCCGCGGGCCCGGGTGGGTCACCCGAGGCCTCCTCGGCTGCTTGA